Below is a genomic region from Spongiibacter nanhainus.
GCTGTACTGTCATCTTTACCTGGACCTACCTACAGAGCAAACCCCGTGACGTCATCTGGAACCAAAATTTTGGCTGTCTGGGCACCGGCTTGCCCTATGCCGTTGGCGCCTCTATCGCCGACGGCGGTCAGCGCCCGGTACTGTTTACCACCAGCGACTCTTCGTTCCTCTACCACATTGGCGAACTGGAAGTGGTGCAACGCTTCAATCTGCCTATGGTCATTGTGGTGGCGGTAGATAATGCCTGGGGCCTGGAAGTTGGCGTCTATAAGCGCACCTTCGGTCACGGCAACACCAACGAGCCCGGCGTCCATTGGAGCAAAAATGTGCGCTTCGACAAGATGGCCGAGGCCTTGGGTTGCGAGGGCATGTACGTAGAAAAAGGTGAGGATATCGGCAAGGCTGTAAGCGAGGCCTTTGCCAGCGGCAAGCCCACGGTCATTCATGTCCCCATCGACCCGGTCATCAACCACGGCGGTAATGAAAACCTCAATACCCCCAACTACGATCGCTTCCGGACCTGGTACGCCGAAGGGCAACAATAATCGGAGCCGGAGAGAACGAGTCAATGAATAATAAAGGTCCCTTAAAGGGCATCCGCGTTGTCGACCTGACCTCCATGGTCATGGGCCCCTACTCCACCCAAATCATGGCGGATATGGGTGCCGAGGTCATCAAAGTGGAGCCGCCAACTGGTGACAATACCCGCTTTGTGTCCAAGGGGCCGGTGCCGGGCATGAGCGGTGTGTACGTCAATGTTAATCGTGGTAAACGCAGTATCGTGCTGGACCTGCGCAGTGATGAGGGCAAACAAGCACTGGAAAAGCTGATCGCCACCGCCGACGTGTTTATCCACTCCATGCGGGGCAAGGCCATCAATAAGTTGGGCTTTAGTTACGATGCGGTTTCCGCCATTAAACCCGATATTATCTACACCAATTGCTACGGCTACAGCCGCCGCGGCCCCAACGCCGATCAGCCAGCCTACGACGACACCATCCAGGCCGACTGCGGCCTACCCCATGTACAGCAATTGCTCACCGGCAAAGCCAACTTTGTCGGCACCATTATGGCGGACAAAGTCGCGGGCATGACCGCCCTTTATGCCACGGTGATGGCACTGTTCCACCGCGAGCGCACAGGCGAAGGCCAGGAAGTGGAGGTGGGAATGTTCGAAACCATGGCGTCCTTTATGTTGGTGGAGCACGCCAATGGCGCCTTGTTTGACCCACCCCTGGGACCGGCCAACTACCACCGTGCCGTCGCCCCCAATCGGGCGCCCTACCAAACCAAGGATGGCCATATCGCCGCGTTGGTTTACAACGACAAGCACTGGGCCGCCTTTATGGACGCGGTACAACCCGAGTGGCAAAGCGAGGAGTTCGACACCCTCGAGCAGCGCGCCAATCGCATCAATGAGGTCTACGGTTTATTGGCCGAAACCTTTAAAACCCGCACTACCGCCGAGTGGCTGGAGTTATTAAAGGAGCTGCATATCCCTGCCGCGCCACTGCGCACTCCCGATGAACTGTTTGACAACGAACACCTCAACGCCATCGACTTTTTCGAAACCGTGGACGCGCCTTACGGCACAGTGCGCTTTCCCGGTGTGCCGACGTGGTTCTCCAAAAGCCCCGGCAAAGTGGCAGGCCCGACCCAGGCTCTAGGAGAAGACACAGACGCGGTATTGGCTGAGCTGGGACTGGACACCCCGGTCGTAAAAACCGGCAGCGACACTATTTAATCCAATACTACCTAGTCGAATATGGCGCCAATCAGATAAATAACGAGGAGAGGTAGCGTGGATTTCTCGCTTACCGAAGATCAGCAAAACATCCGTGACGCGGTGCTCAAGCATTGCTCGCAATTTTCCGACGACTACTGGCTGGAACAGGACCGCAAGGGCGAGTTCCCCTTTGAGTTCCATAAATCCATGGCCGAAGCCGGCTGGCTGGGCATTGCCATGCCCGAGTCGGTGGGTGGCGCCGGGCTGGGCATTACAGAGGCCGCCATTATGATGCAGGCGGTAGCGGAAGCGGGCGGTGGCATGACCGCCGCCTCCAGCATTCACGGCCCGGTCTTCAGCCTTGAGCCCATCGAGCAATTTGGCACTGCCGAGCAACAGCAGCGAATGATCCCACCCATTCTCTCCGGCCAGCAAAAAATGTGTTTTGCGGTAACCGAGCCCAATGTCGGTCTAGATACCACCAAGCTAAAAACCCGCGCCGAGCGCTGCCAGGGCGGCTACAAGGTGACCGGTGAAAAAATCTGGATCACCAATGCCCATGTCGCCGACAAAATGATGCTGTTGGCGCGCACTACGCCATTGGAAGACGTTAAGCGCAAAACACAAGGATTGTCGCTGTTCTTCACCGATATTGATCGCGACAAAATTGAAACCCAGTTAATACCTAAAATGGGCCGTCATGCGGTGGGCTCAAACATGGTGTTTGTGGACGACTTTTTCGTCCCTGAAGAAGACCGTATTGGCGAAGAAGGCGACGGCTTCAAAATAATTCTCCAGGGCCTCAACCCGGAACGCGTACTTTTGGGCGCAGAAGCCATCGGACTCGGCCGGGCCGCTATCCAACGAGCGGCACAGTACGCCAGAGAGCGGGTGGTTTTCGACCGCCCTATCGGCATGAACCAGGGTATTCAACACCCCCTGGCCAAATGCTGGGCCCAGGTGGAAGCTGCCAATTTGATGGTAATGAAGGCGGCTAATTTGTTTGATAAAGGCGCGGAGTGCGGCGTTGAGGCCAACACCGGCAAATACCTGGCTGCCGAGGCCGGGTTTGAGGCCTGCCACACCGCCATGTTGACACTGGGAGGCATGGGCTACGCCCAGGAGTACCACGTGGAGCGCTATTTACGAGAGGTGCTGATCCCCCGCACCGCGCCGGTCAGCCC
It encodes:
- a CDS encoding acyl-CoA dehydrogenase family protein, with product MDFSLTEDQQNIRDAVLKHCSQFSDDYWLEQDRKGEFPFEFHKSMAEAGWLGIAMPESVGGAGLGITEAAIMMQAVAEAGGGMTAASSIHGPVFSLEPIEQFGTAEQQQRMIPPILSGQQKMCFAVTEPNVGLDTTKLKTRAERCQGGYKVTGEKIWITNAHVADKMMLLARTTPLEDVKRKTQGLSLFFTDIDRDKIETQLIPKMGRHAVGSNMVFVDDFFVPEEDRIGEEGDGFKIILQGLNPERVLLGAEAIGLGRAAIQRAAQYARERVVFDRPIGMNQGIQHPLAKCWAQVEAANLMVMKAANLFDKGAECGVEANTGKYLAAEAGFEACHTAMLTLGGMGYAQEYHVERYLREVLIPRTAPVSPHMILNFIAERVLELPKSY
- a CDS encoding CaiB/BaiF CoA transferase family protein, with protein sequence MNNKGPLKGIRVVDLTSMVMGPYSTQIMADMGAEVIKVEPPTGDNTRFVSKGPVPGMSGVYVNVNRGKRSIVLDLRSDEGKQALEKLIATADVFIHSMRGKAINKLGFSYDAVSAIKPDIIYTNCYGYSRRGPNADQPAYDDTIQADCGLPHVQQLLTGKANFVGTIMADKVAGMTALYATVMALFHRERTGEGQEVEVGMFETMASFMLVEHANGALFDPPLGPANYHRAVAPNRAPYQTKDGHIAALVYNDKHWAAFMDAVQPEWQSEEFDTLEQRANRINEVYGLLAETFKTRTTAEWLELLKELHIPAAPLRTPDELFDNEHLNAIDFFETVDAPYGTVRFPGVPTWFSKSPGKVAGPTQALGEDTDAVLAELGLDTPVVKTGSDTI